GTGAACCCCGCGGTGAGCAGCACCGGCGAGGTCTCGCCGATACCGCGCGCGGTGCCGAGGATGACGGCGGTGGCGAGCCCGGAGCGGGCGGTCGGCAGGACGACGTGCCAGACGGTCCGCCACCGCGGGGCCCCCAGCGCCTCCGCCGCCTCCGTCAGCGTGCCGGGCACGAGCCGCAGGACGACGTCCGCCGCCCGGATCACGATCGGCAGCATCATCACGCTGATCGCGAAGCCCGCCGCCAGCCCCGACTTCTGCAGGCCGAGGCCGAGGATCCAGGTGGCGTACACCATGAGTCCCGCGACGATCGACGGCAGCGCGGTCATCGCCTCGACGATGGTCCGTACGAACCGGGAGAGGCGGCCCGGGATCTGGTTGAGGTAGACCGCGCAGGCCAGCCCCAGCGGAACGGTGATGGTGAGCGCGATGGCGATCATCATCACCGTGCCGAGCATCGCGTGGGCGATGCCGCCGTGGGACAGCGGGTCCAGCGGGCCCGCCGCCTGCATGTCCTGGGTGAAGAAGTTGCCGTGCGGCAGCGCCTCGCGCCCCCGCCAGGCCGTGAACCCGATGACGAGCGCGAGCGCGCCGAACAGCAGCCCGGCCGCCGTCCACAGCACCACCGTCATCACCCGGTCGCGTACCGCCTGGCCGTCCTCCTCCAGACCGGTGAGGACGGCGTACGCCGCGAGGAAGGCGAGATACGCGGTGACGACGAAGCCCAGACCGCCGGAGAACGGCGCGATCTGCCCGAAGAGCAGGACGGCCACACACAGCCCGGAGGCGGCCGCGCCCCACAGAGCCAACACCCCCGAACGGGTGGGCCCGCCGATACGACGCGGCTCGTCGGGGAGGTCGGCGGCGGGGGTGAGGGCGGGGTCAGCGGCGGGGGCGGGGGCGGGGGCGAGGCCTGGGGCGGAGGCAGAGGCGAGGCCGGGGGCGCTCGCCGCGGCCGCCGATGCGCGCTCCTCCGCAGCTTCCTCCGCCGCTACTTCCGCAGCAGCTTCCGCCGTTTCCCCTGCGGCTTCCGCGACCTCCGCGACCTCCGCGGCTTCTCCCGCGGCCTCTTCTCTGGCTTCTTCTGCGACGTTTTCCACGACCGTCATCTCATGCCTCGCTCTGCGCGCCGGAACGGGAGCGGGCCACGATGGAGGAGGCGGTGAAGTTGACCGCCAGGGTGAGCAGGAACAGCGCCAGGCCCGCCGCCATCAGCGCCGACATGCCGAAGGTGGACGCGTCGCCGTAGTGCAGGGCGATGAGGGAGGAGACGGAGTTCGAGCCGGTCTGCAGGATGTGCGGCTGGATGACGAAGACCGGCGAGATGATCAGATAGACGGCGATCGTCTCGCCGAGCGCCCGGCCGAGCCCGAGCATCGTCCCGCCGATGATGCCGCCCTTGCCGTACGGCAGGACGACCGCCCGGATCATGCCCCAGCGGGTGGCGCCCAGCGCGTACGCGCCCTCGCGTTCGCCGGCCGGGGCCTGCGTGAACACCTCCCGCATCACCGAGCACTGGATCGGCGCGACCATCAGCGCGACGACGATCCCCGCGACGAAGGCGGAGGCGGTGTAGACGCTGTCGGAGGCCAGGGGCTCGCCGGGCTGGGTTCCGTCGACGGTGAACAGGGGGATCCAGCCGAGCCAGTCGGACAGCCACCGCGACAGCCCGATCACATGCTGCTGGAGGAAGAACAGTCCCCACAGCCCGTACACCACCGACGGGACGGCCGCCATCAGGTCGACCAGGGTGACCAGGGTGCGGCGCAGTCTGCGCGGGGCAACGTCGGAGATGAACAGCGCGGTCCCCACGGCCAGCGGCACGGAGATCGTCACCGCGACGGCGGCGATCAGCAGGGTGCCGGTGAGCACGGCCGCGATGCCGAAGCGGTGGACGTCCGGCTGCCACTGCGCCGTGGTCAGGAACGACAGCCCCGTGGCGCGCAGCGCCTGACCGGCCCTCAGCAGCAGGAACAGCCCGACGGCCGCCATGATGCCGAGGACGACGACTCCGGTGGCCGTCAACTGATACCGGAAGATCCGGTCACCGAGCCCGTGGGCCGCGTGCGGCCGTCGAGGGACGGGTCTGTCAGGCTCCGGTTCGCCGGAAGCCTCCTGTACGGACACCACTGCGCCCCCCAAGGACACGGTTCACCCCATGCGGCTTCGTGATCGAGCCGCGCGGGGGAGAGTCAATGGCGGGATCCTGTCCCCCCAACGCGCCGGATGTGGACGAGATGTGAATTGCTCATGTCGCTTTCGTGGGGTGGCTGTGAGGGGCAGGCCCTAGGGGGTTTCCCTTGCGGCGCGGCGCGGCGCGGCGCGGCGCGACGTGGCGTGGCATGGCGTGGCATGGCGTGGCATGGCAGGCCGCGGAGCCGTTGCTTGCGCCCGAACCGACATCGGAGAAGCCCACGCCCATCACCGCCAAAGCGGCCGGAAGCGAGCATCAACCGCTGACAGCGCCACCCCGGTGGCACACTTCCTCCGTGGCAGACGACATGGACAGGAGAATCCTCCACGCCCTCCAGTGCGCGCCGAGGGCCCCGTTCCGGCGTATCGGCGAGGTGATCGGCGTGTCGGAGCAGACCGCGGCCCGCCGTTACCACGCGCTGCGCC
This window of the Streptomyces sp. NBC_01275 genome carries:
- the pstA gene encoding phosphate ABC transporter permease PstA produces the protein MENVAEEAREEAAGEAAEVAEVAEAAGETAEAAAEVAAEEAAEERASAAAASAPGLASASAPGLAPAPAPAADPALTPAADLPDEPRRIGGPTRSGVLALWGAAASGLCVAVLLFGQIAPFSGGLGFVVTAYLAFLAAYAVLTGLEEDGQAVRDRVMTVVLWTAAGLLFGALALVIGFTAWRGREALPHGNFFTQDMQAAGPLDPLSHGGIAHAMLGTVMMIAIALTITVPLGLACAVYLNQIPGRLSRFVRTIVEAMTALPSIVAGLMVYATWILGLGLQKSGLAAGFAISVMMLPIVIRAADVVLRLVPGTLTEAAEALGAPRWRTVWHVVLPTARSGLATAVILGTARGIGETSPVLLTAGFTAALNADPTSGPMVSLPLAVFNFVKSPEPTMIARGFGAATVLMALVLVLFVIARVIGGRGPGHQSRRQSRRTARASRSDAARFAALHPPEPSPPAHQAVTGETGEND
- the pstC gene encoding phosphate ABC transporter permease subunit PstC, with product MSLGGAVVSVQEASGEPEPDRPVPRRPHAAHGLGDRIFRYQLTATGVVVLGIMAAVGLFLLLRAGQALRATGLSFLTTAQWQPDVHRFGIAAVLTGTLLIAAVAVTISVPLAVGTALFISDVAPRRLRRTLVTLVDLMAAVPSVVYGLWGLFFLQQHVIGLSRWLSDWLGWIPLFTVDGTQPGEPLASDSVYTASAFVAGIVVALMVAPIQCSVMREVFTQAPAGEREGAYALGATRWGMIRAVVLPYGKGGIIGGTMLGLGRALGETIAVYLIISPVFVIQPHILQTGSNSVSSLIALHYGDASTFGMSALMAAGLALFLLTLAVNFTASSIVARSRSGAQSEA